The nucleotide sequence CATGGCATTGGCCAAGACCGGTGCAAGCTTGGCACTGTTGCCACTGGGCACCGCCAATGATTTCGCCTGCGCCGCCGGTGTGCCGCTTGAGCCCTTGGCGGCACTGGCCCTGCTCGATACGCCGGCGCAGCCGATTGATCTGGGCGAAGTCGACGGTCAGTTGTTCCTCAATATGGCCACCGGTGGTTTTGGCTGCAACGTCACGGCCAACACCCCAGAAGAACTCAAGCGCACCCTTGGCGGTGCAGCTTATTTTTTGACAGGCTTGACTCGCTTTGCCGAGGTGCAGTCCTCGTTCGGTCGTTTTACCGGGCCGGATTTTCAGTGGGAAGGTGATTTTCTCGCCCTTGGCATAGGCAACGGTCGCCAGGCCGGCGGCGGGCATGTGCTGTGTCCGCGCGCGCGGGTCAACGATGGTCTGCTCGATGTGTTTATTGTTCCGGCGGCGGCGGATGTGGTCGGCACGCTGGGCACGCTATTATCTGGCAGTATCAATGGCTTACACAGCGTGGCCCTAAGTGCACAACTGGCGTGGCTGGAAGTTGATGCCCCGGGATGCCTTGATTTCAATCTGGACGGTGAGCCGATGGCCAGCAACCGGCTGCGATTTACCGCTCTGCCCGCAGCGTTATCTTTACATCTACCAGAAAATTCGCCATTGCTGGTCGGTTAAGCCAGGCCGGCCGAGTTTCTCAGCTTATTTGCTAGAGGTAACCCGACGCCATCGATCTTCAGATACGTGGTCGATGGCCGATACACCTAATTAAGGCTATTTGAGCTAGGCTAAACCAACAAGTGAACAGGAGCGCATGATGGCCGGTATTCTCGACTCAGTGAACCAACGTACCCAGCTGGTGGGCGAGAACCGCCTGGAAATTCTGATGTTCCGCCTAGCCGGCCGGCAGTTGTTTGCGATCAACGTGTTTAAAGTGCAAGAAGTCCTGCAGATGCCCAAGCTGACCCTGATGCCGCAGCGCCATCGGTTCGTCTGCGGCGTCGTTAACTTGCGTGGGCAGACCCTGCCGGTGATTGATCTGTCTCAGGCCATTGGCATGCGCCCAATCGTGCCGGATGAACGCAGCACCATCATCGTCACGGAGTACAACCGCTCAGTACAGGCATTCTTGGTTGGTGGTGTTGAGCGCATCCTCAATCTCAATTGGGAGTCCATTCTGCCGCCACCAGGTGGGGCAGGGCGTCAGCATTACCTGACGGCGATTACCAAGGTTGATGATCAAATTGTCGAAGTTATTGATGTGGAAAAAGTGTTGTCGGAAATTACCCCGATGAGCACCAAAGTATCCCCAGAAAAACTAGCCGATCCAATACTTGGCTTTGCTCGTGGCCGCGAAGTGTTGCTGGTAGATGACTCAACCGTGGCCATGAACCAGCTTAAAGGCACCATGGCGCAACTGGATATCCGTTGCCACGCCGCCAGCGATGGTTTGCGTGCACTTAATCTGCTGAAAAGTTGGGCGGATGAGGGCATTGATGTACACGAAAAACTGTTGATGGTGATTACCGATGCGGAAATGCCGGAAATGGACGGTTACCGCCTGACCACGGAAATCCGCAGTGACCCGCGGCTAAAAGATTTGTACGTGGTGCTGCACACCTCACTGTCCGGTAGCTTCAACGAGGCCATGGTAAAGAAGGTTGGCTGCAATATTTTCCTTTCCAAATTCCAGCCAGACAAGCTGGTGGACACGGTGTGCGAACGTTTAGCGCTTCTGCATCCGTCCGAGTAAGCCTAGCGCGTGCGCCAGGCTTACGAGTGTGATGCTGTTACTCGCTCAGACGTTGGCGCAGTTGCTCAATGCGCTCACGGTTAACGTCGAAATCCGCATAACCCAGACGCGACGCTGAGCGCACCTCAACGGCTGTTGCGCCGATCATAAATTCCACATCATCGACAAAGCGCATCAGCTTGCTGCTGTATTCCGCGCGCAGGTAACCTGGCGCCTCCTCGACCACTCGCGCCTGCGGCTGATCGCTGAGTAAGGCTTTTAAGCGGGCCTGGGTTTGCTCAGGAGTGCCCTGTAACGCTAGCGCCTCGATAGCATGTTGGGCATCGTTGGCTTGGCTGTTTACGCAGTTGGGTGAGTCCGGGCAGGCGGCCAAACGACCCTCTTGGATGCCTAGGTTATCCGGAGGGCTGCCGCTGCAAGCGCTGAGCAACAGGGCCAGCGGCAGAGCTAGCATAGGTTGGTAAAAGCGGCGGGTTGCTCGTATCTGTATTTTTTGCCAAAGGAAAGCTGGGATCATGTTGCATCTCTCCGGGTTGTACCGTTATTCATTAAAATCAGCGGCGGGCGAGGTCTTGCACGAAACGCCAGTGGACGGTTTGGGCGTGCAGGGTGACCGCCGCTGGATGGTAGTCGATACACAAACTGGGCGCTTCCTTACTCAGCGGTTACTGCCGCAACTGACCCAGTTGCAGGCGCGCTGGCTGGGCCATGCACACCTTCTGCTCAGTGCGCTAGGTAAGCCTGATGTGCGGGTAGCAGTGCCCGATGAGCATGCGCTGCTGCGCGCAGTGACAATCTGGAAGGACAGCCTGCACGTACCTGATGCCGGCGAAGAGGTGGCGCTGTGGCTAAGCCAATGGCTCGGCCGCGACTGCCGTTTGGTCTACATGCCACCGCTGCGTGCGCGGCAGGCCGATAAAGCCTATGCCGAGGTTGGCGACAAAGTGGCGTTTGCTGACGGTTTTCCTTTGTTGCTAATTGGCCAAGCGTCGCTGGATGACCTGTCGGTGCGGGTTGGTAGGCCGTTGCCGATGCTGCGGTTCCGGCCCAACCTGGTGATCAGTGGCAGCCAGCCTTATGCCGAGGACAGCTGGAAGCGTATTCGCATTGGTGCGCTGGAGTTTCGCGTGGTCAAGGGCTGTTCGCGCTGCATCATGACCACGCTTGACCCACAAACGGGTGAGCGCAGCGCAGATCGTGAGCCGCTGACGACCCTGAAAACTTACCGCGAGCGTAATGGCGAGGTGTTTTTCGGGCAAAACCTGATCGCCTACGGTGAAGGCGATTTGCGCTTGGATATGCCGGTGCAGGTGTTGGAATAGGCTGAGCCTGCACGCTCAACCGCTGTGGAGGAACATTCAGGCTCGGTGTTTACTGATCGAAGTAACGTTCGTGCCAGGCTACCAAGGGTTGCGGTGCGTTGAGTTTATCGCCATAGATCACTGAATACGTCAGGACGTTCTGCACGTACTGACGAGTTTCATCAAACGGAATGTTCTCGATCCAAACGTCATAAGAAAGGTGATCAGCGCCGCGCAACCACTGGCGTACGCGGCCTGGCCCGGCGTTATAGGCTGCGGAGGCAAGGACGCGGTTGCCATTAAACTGGCCATAAATCTGGCTCAGGTAAGCGGCCCCCAGTTGGATATTAATGTCCGGTCGATACGCCAGTTGCGGCGATGCCAGAGGAATGCCAAAGCGTTTAGCGGTTTCTTTGGCCGTGGCCGGCATCAGTTGCATAAGGCCCATGGCCCCGACATGCGACTTGGCGTCAGCCATAAAGCCGCTTTCCTGGCGGGTAACGGCGAACACCCAGCTGGAATGAATGTCGCGGTTCTTGGCTTCGCGCACCAACTGTTCGCGGTGCGCCATGGGGAAGCGCACGTCCAAGTCATCCCAGTACTGAGCCTGGCTGATGGTGCGGATAGCCGGGAAGTACCAGCCCATTTCGTAAGCTAGGCGGGCTTGGGCGACCATTTCATCGCGGCTGAACAGGCGCGTGACGTTGTACCACTCACGTCGTCCATCGGCGATCTGGCCGCGGGCGTGGAACTCCAAGGCGCGGCGAATGGCTGCCGAATTACGCACTTTTTGGATGGTTTGCGGGCTCAAGGCCAGCGGCTTGTTCTTCAGTTGGTAAGGCGCCTGCACTTGATCGGCCGCCATAAAGCCATAGAAATCACGTTCTTTAGCCAGCGTCGCATAAAGCGCTTTAGGTGCTTGGCTGTTGGGTTGCGCTAATTGCAGGCTGCGCGCCTGCCAGTAACGCCAGCGATTGGTGTTGGCCAGTTCAGCTGGCATCCGACGCGTCAGTTGGTGGGCTTCTTCCCAGCGACCTAAGCGCAGCAGCAGGCGCGCGCGCCATTCGCTGACGGTGTTGTCACGCAGTTCGGGGTCGTACTTGGCCATGACTGGCAGCGCGCGAGCGTCAAAACGCTTGGCCAGCGTTAGGCCAATTTCGCGGGCGATAGCGACCTGTTCTTCGCTGGAAAATTTCATCCGCTGGGCATAGCTGTCGAGCAGCGTTAGCGCGCTTTCCGGGTCTTGACGGGCCAGCCGCCGCAGGCCGAGACCGACCACGTCAGCCATTGCCGGGTCGGTCTGGGTGAAGCGGCTGGTTTGTTTTAATAACTCAGGTTTTTGCGCCACCTGCAGCAGCAGGTTGCCGTGGTTGCCCAAGGTCGGCATTGTTTTGATCAGGTGAGTGACCAGGCCATAATTGCGTGCCTCAGCGGCCAGTTTGGCGCGCTGCCAGCGTTTCTGTTCAGTGAGTTGACCTTCGGTGGCCCAGCGCTCGAACAGCGGATCGCAAGCATTAGGCTGCGACTTACCCACCAACCAGAGTTTTTCAGCAGTGGCGTTGCCCTCGGCGCGCATGCCATGGCTCATTTGGTATTGGCCATAGAGGCAGTCGAGCTCGGTGAAATTCAGCGCGGGATCGTAATAGTTAATAAAGGTTTGCCATTCGCCCCGCTCAGCCAACCAGCGCAACCAGCGCAGCTTCATCCAGCTGATCTGCGGCAAGTCACCGTGTTCGGCAAGGAATTTCTCTATTTCATCGTTACTGGCCCATTTCAGTCGGGCGGTCAGCTCGTCGTAGGCCAAGTGAGGTTCCAGCGGGTAATCGCGCAGGGCGCTGGCATAGCGCTCGTAAGGTCCTTTGTCGCCCTTTGCTAGCCCAGCTTTAGCTTGATCGTAATACAGGCGTTGCTGCGCCAACGTGGCGGCCTGCGCCGCAGAGAGCCCCAGTGCAGAGATCAATAGGCAGGACAACAGGCTAAAAAGAGGACCGCGCATGACACTTCCAGGCAAATAAGTCGTATGGCGCTAGCTTAGTCGTTTGCCTATGGGCGGTGAAGGTTCAATGCGTTGCAGGGAGTAATTACCGGTACGGATCCGCGCTTAAATCCTGATCGCCCAGCCTAGAGCGCCTGCGCTCAAGGTGTTGCGTGATGCGGGCAGGATTTAGCTTGTAGGTGGCTGAAATTGCCTGCTCGGCTTGCGCGCTTCTCGGTTAGAATGCGCGCCCTGTTTTGCGGGTGCCTCGGGCAACTGCAGATGATTTTTTCGGTGTTACAGGTTGCCGCTGTGCGTTTAAAGCAACCTAACCCGTTGCTCAGCCACGGTTTCACTGATTTTCACCCGTTGTTTTTTGTTGAGGCGCGCCATGACCCTGCTCAAGTTCACCGATATTTCCCTGGCCTACGGCGCAATGCCGCTGTTGGACAAGGTGTCTTGGCAGATTGCCCGTGGCGAGCGGGTGTGCATCATCGGCCGTAACGGTACGGGCAAGTCGAGCATGATGAAGCTGGTCAAGGGCGATCAGAAAGCGGATGACGGTGCTGTTTGGCGGGCGCCGGGCTTGAAGATTGGTGAGCTGCCGCAAGAGCTTCCGCTGGCGGACGATCGCACCGTGTTTGACGTGGTTGCTCAAGGCTTAGACGGTGTCGGTGAGCTCCTCGCGCAATACCACCACTTGGCGCAAAACTGCGTCACTGAAGATGACCTTAATAAACTGATGCACGTGCAGCAAGATCTCGAAGCCCGTGACGGCTGGCGCTTGCAGCAACTGGTCGACAGCACCCTCAGCCGTTTACAGCTGCCGGCTGATAAAACCTTGGCTGAGCTGTCGGGCGGCTGGCGTCGCCGTGTGCTGCTGGCGCAGGCGCTGGTGTCAGAGCCGGATCTGTTGCTGCTCGATGAGCCGACTAACCACTTGGATATCGGCGCGATAGCTTGGCTGGAAGAAGCATTAACCGACTTTCAGGGCGCGGTGCTGTTTATCACTCACGACCGTTCTTTCTTACAGAACCTGGCCACGCGCATCCTCGAGCTGGATCGCGGCGGCCTGATCGACTGGAATGGCGACTACGCCAGCTTCTTGGTGCACAAAGAGGCCACGCTGGCTGCCGAAGAAACGGCCAACGCGCTATTCGATAAGCGCCTGGCTCAAGAAGAAGTGTGGATTCGTCAGGGCATCAAAGCCCGCCGCACCCGTAACGAAGGCCGCGTGCGCGCCCTGAAAGCCTTGCGCGTGGAGCGCAGTGAGCGCCGTGAGCGCACGGGTAAAGCCAATATTTTGCTGGACACTGCGGATAAATCGGGCAAGCAGGTGATGGTGCTGGAAAATGTCAGCTTTGCGCATCCAGGTGGGCCGTTCCTGATCAAGGACTTCTCCATGGTGCTGCAGCGCGGCGACCGCATTGGTCTGCTCGGTGCAAACGGTACGGGTAAAACCACCTTGCTCAAGTTGATGCTGGGCGGCTTGCAGCCTACCAACGGCACCGTTGCCGAAGGTACACGTATCGATGTGGCTTATTTTGACCAGTTGCGCCACCAGCTTGATTTGGAAAAGACCGTGATCGACAACGTCGCCGAAGGCCGCGACTTTATTGAGATCGACGGGCAAAACCGCCACGTGCTCAGCTATTTGGGTGACTTCCTGTTTAGCCCGCAGCGCGCTCGCACGCCAGTCAAGGCGCTTTCAGGGGGTGAGCGTGCGCGTCTCTTGCTGGCCAAGCTGTTCAGCAAGCCGGCTAACTTGTTGGTGCTGGATGAGCCGACCAACGACCTCGACGTGGAAACCTTGGAATTGCTTGAGGAGGTTCTGCTGACCTTCCCTGGCACTGTGCTGATGGTCAGCCACGACCGGGCCTTCCTTGATAACGTGGTCACCAGCACATTGGTCTTTGAAGGCGAAGGCAAGGTGTGTGAGTACGTTGGCGGCTATCAAGATTGGTTGCGTCAGGGTGGTTCGCCGCGCTTGCTCGGTGTAGGTGAAAGCAAAGCCGGCAAGGCTGAGCTAGCCTCTGCAGTGGTTCCGGCGCCAGTGGTAGCGGAGCCTGTTGAGGCTGCGGCCAGTAAGAAAAAGCTCAGTTATAAGTTGCAGCGTGAGCTGGAAGCTATTCCAGGGCAGATCGATGCGTTAGAAACCCAAGCGGCCAGCCTGCAAGCGCAGATTGGTTCGCCAAGTTTCTACCAGCAGCCCGCGGAAAAAACCGCTGAAGTGCTGGCGCAGTTGCAGGTTGTGCAACAGCAGCTGGAGCAGCTGATTGAGCGCTGGGCTGAATTAGAAGGCTAAACCTAATACGCGTAAACGTTGCACTAACAATTAGCCTGACGGCTGCACAGTTTTTGATGCTTTTGGCGGAGACAGTCATGGCTATCGAGTACCGCATCACTCTCGACGACGATCACCAGTTTAGCTACCGAATTGAACTGGATCGAGCGTATGAGGCAGACGCTGCGCAAAGTGCGCCGGCGTGGACGCGCCTTGAGTATCAACAGTGCAGTAATTGCCCGCTGAGCAAAGACAACTTCACCCACTGTCCGGCAGCTGTCGATTTGCACCGGGTCATTGAGGATTTCCAAGGTCTGCCTGCGTTCAAGAAAGTGGCCGTCTGGGTGCGTACCCCGGAGCGTGAGTACAACAAGCAGGTTGGCTTGGAAGAAGGACTGCGCGCTTTACTCGGGGTGATTATGGCGACCAGTGCTTGCCCGGTGCTGGGTAAGCTCAAGCCCATGGCGCAGCATCATCTGCCGTTTGCTAATAGCCAAGAATTCATATTGCGCACGGTGTCGCTTTACCTCACTCAGCAGTATTTCAACTTGCGTGAAGGCCATGCGGCTGACTGGGAGTTAAAGGGGTTAGTGCAGATGTTCCAACAATTGCAGCTGGTCAATCAGGCGTTTTGGCAGCGCATTCATGCCACGTGTGAGGGCGATTCTAACCTCAAGGCGTTTCTGACCTTCTTCTCCATGGCATCGAGCATGACCTACTCGTTGGAGACCCAACTGCAGAAGATCCGCCCGTTGGTCATGGGTTCGCGCGATGGCCACGAATAACGCACGCGTGCCTGCATTGCGTTATTCGCTGGCATAAAGCTAATCAGCTTTTTTCAGTCGCACGGCCAGCACATCGCTGGGCGCGCCATGCAATACATCGTTAGCGGTTGAGCCGAACAACAGAGCAAGGCCATGGCGGCCATGGCTGCCGACGATGATTAGGTCGCACTGCTGTTCTTCTGTAAGACGATGAATTTCTTGGCGCGGCTGACCGTAGGCCAAGTGGCAGCGATCGGCGCTAAGCTCAGGGTATTTAGCGGAGAATTTGTCCA is from Pseudomonas sp. TMP9 and encodes:
- a CDS encoding DUF1499 domain-containing protein; the encoded protein is MIPAFLWQKIQIRATRRFYQPMLALPLALLLSACSGSPPDNLGIQEGRLAACPDSPNCVNSQANDAQHAIEALALQGTPEQTQARLKALLSDQPQARVVEEAPGYLRAEYSSKLMRFVDDVEFMIGATAVEVRSASRLGYADFDVNRERIEQLRQRLSE
- a CDS encoding chemotaxis protein CheV; translated protein: MAGILDSVNQRTQLVGENRLEILMFRLAGRQLFAINVFKVQEVLQMPKLTLMPQRHRFVCGVVNLRGQTLPVIDLSQAIGMRPIVPDERSTIIVTEYNRSVQAFLVGGVERILNLNWESILPPPGGAGRQHYLTAITKVDDQIVEVIDVEKVLSEITPMSTKVSPEKLADPILGFARGREVLLVDDSTVAMNQLKGTMAQLDIRCHAASDGLRALNLLKSWADEGIDVHEKLLMVITDAEMPEMDGYRLTTEIRSDPRLKDLYVVLHTSLSGSFNEAMVKKVGCNIFLSKFQPDKLVDTVCERLALLHPSE
- a CDS encoding ATP-binding cassette domain-containing protein, giving the protein MTLLKFTDISLAYGAMPLLDKVSWQIARGERVCIIGRNGTGKSSMMKLVKGDQKADDGAVWRAPGLKIGELPQELPLADDRTVFDVVAQGLDGVGELLAQYHHLAQNCVTEDDLNKLMHVQQDLEARDGWRLQQLVDSTLSRLQLPADKTLAELSGGWRRRVLLAQALVSEPDLLLLDEPTNHLDIGAIAWLEEALTDFQGAVLFITHDRSFLQNLATRILELDRGGLIDWNGDYASFLVHKEATLAAEETANALFDKRLAQEEVWIRQGIKARRTRNEGRVRALKALRVERSERRERTGKANILLDTADKSGKQVMVLENVSFAHPGGPFLIKDFSMVLQRGDRIGLLGANGTGKTTLLKLMLGGLQPTNGTVAEGTRIDVAYFDQLRHQLDLEKTVIDNVAEGRDFIEIDGQNRHVLSYLGDFLFSPQRARTPVKALSGGERARLLLAKLFSKPANLLVLDEPTNDLDVETLELLEEVLLTFPGTVLMVSHDRAFLDNVVTSTLVFEGEGKVCEYVGGYQDWLRQGGSPRLLGVGESKAGKAELASAVVPAPVVAEPVEAAASKKKLSYKLQRELEAIPGQIDALETQAASLQAQIGSPSFYQQPAEKTAEVLAQLQVVQQQLEQLIERWAELEG
- a CDS encoding universal stress protein, which gives rise to MPYQHILVAVDLTEECDPVMHRAQTLATSSGAKLSVVHVVEPMAMAFGGDVPMDLSMLQQQQFDQARERLDKFSAKYPELSADRCHLAYGQPRQEIHRLTEEQQCDLIIVGSHGRHGLALLFGSTANDVLHGAPSDVLAVRLKKAD
- the yegS gene encoding lipid kinase YegS, which codes for MQQRKALLILHGKQALNAEVRTAVEARRKEGWQLDVRLTWEAGDARRLVSEALYAGYPTLIAGGGDGTLRDVAEAMALAKTGASLALLPLGTANDFACAAGVPLEPLAALALLDTPAQPIDLGEVDGQLFLNMATGGFGCNVTANTPEELKRTLGGAAYFLTGLTRFAEVQSSFGRFTGPDFQWEGDFLALGIGNGRQAGGGHVLCPRARVNDGLLDVFIVPAAADVVGTLGTLLSGSINGLHSVALSAQLAWLEVDAPGCLDFNLDGEPMASNRLRFTALPAALSLHLPENSPLLVG
- a CDS encoding transglycosylase SLT domain-containing protein — protein: MRGPLFSLLSCLLISALGLSAAQAATLAQQRLYYDQAKAGLAKGDKGPYERYASALRDYPLEPHLAYDELTARLKWASNDEIEKFLAEHGDLPQISWMKLRWLRWLAERGEWQTFINYYDPALNFTELDCLYGQYQMSHGMRAEGNATAEKLWLVGKSQPNACDPLFERWATEGQLTEQKRWQRAKLAAEARNYGLVTHLIKTMPTLGNHGNLLLQVAQKPELLKQTSRFTQTDPAMADVVGLGLRRLARQDPESALTLLDSYAQRMKFSSEEQVAIAREIGLTLAKRFDARALPVMAKYDPELRDNTVSEWRARLLLRLGRWEEAHQLTRRMPAELANTNRWRYWQARSLQLAQPNSQAPKALYATLAKERDFYGFMAADQVQAPYQLKNKPLALSPQTIQKVRNSAAIRRALEFHARGQIADGRREWYNVTRLFSRDEMVAQARLAYEMGWYFPAIRTISQAQYWDDLDVRFPMAHREQLVREAKNRDIHSSWVFAVTRQESGFMADAKSHVGAMGLMQLMPATAKETAKRFGIPLASPQLAYRPDINIQLGAAYLSQIYGQFNGNRVLASAAYNAGPGRVRQWLRGADHLSYDVWIENIPFDETRQYVQNVLTYSVIYGDKLNAPQPLVAWHERYFDQ
- a CDS encoding MOSC domain-containing protein, which translates into the protein MLHLSGLYRYSLKSAAGEVLHETPVDGLGVQGDRRWMVVDTQTGRFLTQRLLPQLTQLQARWLGHAHLLLSALGKPDVRVAVPDEHALLRAVTIWKDSLHVPDAGEEVALWLSQWLGRDCRLVYMPPLRARQADKAYAEVGDKVAFADGFPLLLIGQASLDDLSVRVGRPLPMLRFRPNLVISGSQPYAEDSWKRIRIGALEFRVVKGCSRCIMTTLDPQTGERSADREPLTTLKTYRERNGEVFFGQNLIAYGEGDLRLDMPVQVLE